TCAAgtcatttgaaaacaaactttCGGTATAAACACTGCAACTCTTGTGTTCGGATCATACCAAATGTCagataattatttaattaatcaacCAAaaccgtatacgtctctggtgtcgacctgtcaatcagtgtgtagccccgccctaaagcatcccctgctttatggtctgtttgactctaaatggagcatcatttactaaatgaacatcatgctgtattgaagaagacttgaaactagagattgagaccataaactcatgtttacaatgtttactgagggaataaatcaagagagaagtagagtcattttctcatagacttctatacaaccagaggagtcgccccctgatggacagcagagagaatgcagctttaagacacttccgcattggatTGACAAGCATTCTTTGTGTCCTCAGGGCGTTATCGACTACATCTTCTTCTCAAAGACCCACATGAGTGTCCTGGGCCTGATGGGACCGTTGGACAGCCAGTGGCTCGTCGACAACAACATCACCGGCTGCCCTCACCCGCACATCCCCTCGGACCACTTCTCCCTGCTGGCCCAGCTGGAGCTGCAACCTCCCCTGCCCCACCCGCTCAACCCCCTCAACGGGCTGCACCTGCCGGTCCACAGGTAGTGCAgcgctgagagagagagagagagagagagagcaccgcCCAACACCTTCCTGCCTCACCTACAAAAcactctccccctcctcctcccccatccctcCAGCTTTATACAGGACCCTGTACAGTCCACCGATCATGTTAAAAAACTCGGACGCCATCCGACCCTGAGACCCCCCCCCAAAAGGAGTGAAGTATTCGCCCGTTTGTTGCtcctttgttgtgttttttttttttttttttttgcacaatgtaaatgtttgttttatgacatattttctCCCCCCCTTGAAAAGGCTTGATACCAAATGTTGGGCTTGGGATGAAGTTGCCATGGTAACCCCCCAATGtcgattgttttgttttttttgcctttagaACATATCGCTTGTAGATTCTGCTGCTACAACAACAAACCTTAAcgactttgactttttaaagataaactaCACACGTCAGCAGATTAGctgaatttaattttttttttttttttgtttgtttgttttttgacatttcacgACAGCCGTGAAATTTTTAGAGTAGAAACACGACATGATATTAATTGTGTTAAAGTCACAGTCTACATAAAACTGGAGTCTGCTATCACTCCCAAATGAACTGACAGGTATTTTTAATGAACGGAGAAACACTAAAAATCTACTGGAGGTTAGGGGATGTTTACGAGGACGTGAGAAGGTTTGTTTACAGCGGTCAGTTTTGTAAACAAAAGTCCATATTTTCAATTGTGAAACACcgaaatatttaatttaatcatatgTGGAGAAAAATACCTGTCATTTTTAAGGTTAAAAAGTACCGATTGGGCGTTTTAAAAGTAGTTATTTACACtaaattggtgtttttttttttcatatatgaaATCATCTCATGTCACACTGATAATATAGATGATTGTTTTTCGGGGGCTTTTAGATTTACACGTGGAAAATGATGGATAGTAAAAGTTCaacttttcatccttttttagATTCTGTTGcctggtgtttgttttaaaggcGTCACCTGACGTCTTCCTTCTCGCCAGGCAGCGAATCTCGAGCTGAAAGCCGCCTCATGGTGCTGCGTGAACGTTACTGAGCTGCTGCATTCACTAcgatgatttttgttttttagtttcttCCATAATACGGGTCTTGAACCTCTCTTCTGCTAAATATTTGACCTGCGTTCATCTCGTTCGATTCATGCTCACTGCAGTTTAAAAGATGCACACGTTACGTTTCCTgcaagatgatgatgaagaaatttaaatatttcagttgagactaaatgttatttattaggCATTTCAACCAAATTAACCCCgtaacttttactttaaataaatagttaaaggTATGAACAAAACCCTGATATTGATCAAAAATGCGCTTTATACTTTTAGCTTTTGAAGTCGTGCTTTCAAACACCTACGGTCTTAAAAGAGAATCGTGTCACCTGACTAGCCAaagaatcccccccccccaaagtaTGAGTGACTtacacaataatataatatttatttattggtgccagagacaaaaataaaacctccTGAGAAGAATCTGCCAATGATTTGTGACCTGGAGCTGAATGTATTTACCGAAGGCTCGTTATGAAATTGGTTGTCGGAGCCTCGTTACGCCAGATTCCTGTGGACTTTGTATTATTTGTGTCCGGTGGTTAGAACCGATAGCCCTTTATGTAAGTTGTACCTCAGGGCTATGCTATGCATCCAGCAGTACCTCTCAAACTACAGACTCAAGAAGTCGTACGAGCAAAAAGCAAACCGGAAGCTATTGGTTTGTGAAGTCCTTTATAAAGCACAGGTGACGTATGTGTTTACAtacatgtgtgttgttgttgtcgtcgaGGTTCCCACGTCTTGGTGCATTTTTGATAAAACTGCTGCTGCACTTTTGCTCCGTTCCCAAAAGAGAATAACTTGGGAACTGGTCAAAGTTTTGAGTTGTCAGAAGGCATAAGAAGCGTTTAGATACATTTagttaaaacactttatttgcAAGGCTCTTTAGAGAGAATCAATGTGGGATTGAATGCAGCCGTAGGACTGGGTATCAATACTGATTTACTGACAAAACCCTCTTTGTTTCTACAATAGGTGCcatatttctaaaatatttaatgtaGTTTAAACCAGTGGCTCCATTTCTGGCGTTGTGAGATAATTAACAGGGTAGCAAACAAGAAGAATCTTTGTTATTTGGGACTTTTCTCTCatcttatttagttttttcctcCTGTATAGTTGGTGTCAGTTAAattctaaaaagagaaaatccgTCTTTGGTGGAGATGTATGACCTTCAACAGGAGGCGTCACAACAGAAACGTTCTGAGTCTAAACACAGTCAGCTATTCAACTATTTACCTAAAATAAAGatcttttgatttaaatcaggAGCTGATTCAagaattattatataaaagattaaaaaaatctggTCAGATATCCGATGCCAGCTTCTATTTactttgatgcttttttttttattggtacaaaataaaatattgaggTTTGATACCCAGCCCTGCCCATGTAGAGGGACTCTATCTCATCTGTGTCTGGTAAACCGTGACGTTTTTGAAGTTGAACTAGTTAAACGAGTCAAAGCGTTTAACAAAGAGAAGCCATAGTGTTGGTGGTGAACACCCTGTAACCTCAGCTTTAAACCGCGCTCACAATCGGCTTTGCTTCATTTTGCACATGATTTGACGCTAACGCTAATGCTAACGGCCACGCCTCTGGTTTGGGTGGAGTTGATGAAGTCTACCTTTTTTGGGAGCATTTTGAGGCCTATACTTCACTCCTGAACTCACCTCacagggtttttttgttttctggttttTGTACAACAGctgtacataaaataaaatgccttTTGATGACGGGGCGCTTTTtcacatctgtaaagggggatGTACCATTCTCCAAATACGGGGCGTATTTTTCTCACAAATCAGAAGATGTACCTGGTGttgtattcttttcttttcttttcccggTGCACTCGGATCTCTCATGTGGATGAAACCACCTCCACCGGTCTCACTTACCCCTCCTGCAGACAGAACCGCTCTCTGCTTTTGAACTGAGGGGCTTTTTCTGTCTCTAACCAACATGCAGTCTTTCAATTGGTACTTTGTACAATTCAGTATTACcatttttttggaaaaacaaagataaatgttctaggtttaaaaaaaaaaaaaagcagtttgtcTTGATggcttttatttctctttttactttgttttcctcttcacACACTTTTTTCTCCACATCAATACCATTATTATGAGCATTTTCCCTTTTTACTTTCTCCTTGTAGAGCGCCCTTTACATACTTTTTCTACAAACAACGTGCCTAGTTTGTACAATCTCTCCAACAGCAGCACTGCCCATGAGACAAAGACGCTCAGAGATGAACCCAGCGCCATCATCACCCAGCCATCCGTTCATCCCTTTCATCCCTCCGGTCCTTCCTCAACCAGCTCCTGAGGAATAGAAGCTGAGGAACCATTGCTCACCTCAGACTGGTTTCTGTTCTTTTTGTATCCGTAACATCGAGGACAAATGGTTTCGTTTGTTGCCGTTTGTCTCTGCAGAGAGGGTTACTGTTTCTCTCACAGGATTATCACGACCACGAATGTAAAAAATCCTGTTgttcaatatcttttttttttttttttattccattgttCATTCGGGCTGATTTTACCACTTCATGAGGTTTTTATCCTTTCTTGGCCAATAAGACGCATTATAAGAGGATTATCTGACAAAGCATTTAGCATTTGGACGAAGGGTTTGTTGTCCTTTATCTGCTTCTACGTGATGAATTTGACGGCCTCTAACTAGGTCGGGTTGCTTCATCCAAATAGGGAAACGTGAACTTAAAGGATGCTGCGTGAATGTTTTCTCCTCAGTGCATTAACCTGTAAATAACAATGTGGAAAAAGGAAttcaaaaatgcaacaaaatgccaaataagtgtgataaaacaaatgagataaTGCACATTTAAACTGAGTCGATACAGACTTTTTAAGGCACGGTGCATCATGAGTGTTTTCAAAAGCTTCTTTGTTGGACCTCAGGTTAATGCACTGGTTCGTTTGCTGCAATGAGGCTATTTTAAAATGAGAGATTTGAGCTACAAAAAGCAGAAAGGCAGCAACTTCAGTGtgaaaacactttcaaaagTCTTCCTCCGTCAGTTGGTTtgacaattaaaagaaaactttctttcactttgtttcCTTCAAACTTGCAATTGGTGTCTGTCAATTTCAAGTGTGACATGAACAGGAAATGCAAGGATTTTATAGTGGAACAATAACTCTTTATTTCATTGGAgcattcctttaaaaaaaggtatttcaaaGTTGCTGCCTTTCAGAAACCTTCAGCAGATGTATTCATGTGAAGTGAAACCTGGCGAGGATCTTCAGCCACCAGCAGCCACCAACACACGGTGCTACTTTAGTTCTCAAGAGCAAGTTTTAAAGAGCTGTTAAATGTTACAACGGAGTTAAGTTTCTCTTATCAGATTCCAGAAAAGCAGCTCTTCACCACTTTGGTTTTTCAATCCAAACCAGCCTTCACGCCGCAGACAAGAGGAAGCAGTCAGCGGATGTTTAGCTGGCAGGAGAGACTTTGTGGTGAAGCGCTGCCGAACTTAGACGAACGTACGTTTGCTTTTGTTGGAAGCCAAAGCGAGCATCGCGTCTGACAATTAAATGTCAAGTGTGAAACTGCAGGGACGCGAGCTACTGCTCATATGGGAGGACGAGGGGAAGTTTGTCTGATGTAGGTTACAGAGATGACTGTGGTTTCCCTCTGACGGCTCCATCCTTTGTGTGGGTCCTTTTCTACCTTTAGTTATGTAGGTTACAGATTGCATTGAAGCTGCAGATTGTAGGCGacgaaattaagttttgtgctCTGAAATCATGAAGGAGAAGGGGAACTTTAAATCTTCCATTCACTccccaaaaagagaaaagattgCATGAATTAAAGATTAGATAAATGACagatcaaaacatttaaaatcagagAAAGACAGTACATTACTTTTGTTAGTTTATTTCTTAGGAAATAATATTTTGGAAGTATAAGTTGAAAGTTTCAAGAATTCAGAAatcttttataataataaatgttttatttaagttttctgAAAGGGGAACTGATTTTAAACATAAAGTTAACGTTGTCTTTGGGTCGTGAGGGAGATTTctaaagtttaataaaaaaataaccctgattatgcaatagtgatgtcatcagagttATCTCAGCTTAATGTTAGAGTCTTTTAACAGAGTACCTGTGTGAAAAACTGGAGGTGTTGGATTTGAAACAAGCAGGAATATAGAAAGCATGGGGGCGTCTAATGAAAAACACTTgggttgcattatgggatatGTAGTACCCAGTCTCTTTTGCTGTTTGACCCAAATATCATCTCAAAGTCGGGATATCTGTCTGATTTTTGTAATCTGACAGACGTGAGCGAGGAAGTGAGATGTTAAAGTGAACCAAAGTTATGAAGTGCTTtacaaggaaaagaaaaaggacaaaacaataaaagaaaaggctaaaaacaaacaatgagacACTATTTGGGgattataaataacatttgagGTAAAGgaggttttcatttaaataagtgATTTGATTTGACTCTTTTTGGAGCCTCAGTGGTTATTTGAGGCCCTAAGAAGCTTCTTATAACACTCTTGTTTGTATAGAAAGAGTTTCTTGACTGGATGGAGGACTTCTACAAAGGCTACAGCTGTGTTGATGTGTTGAAACCAAACATGCTCAACAGCACTTATAGTATCATCTCTCCACACGAAGCCCCgcctctctccacctcctgtAGGCAataaacaagtcattttttcgaagattttctttgtctgtgattttttttattgatgaagAAGAGAAGTCATGgatacaacacaaacatgtcaccattacaaacatataatcaatgcattttgtttcacattatGGAGTCAAATGTACAGGAAACATTCTCTACTTTTCTGCTTTTTGCTTCGATTTTACTTCACAGAACAGATTTGTggcttttcacaataaaacaataattcagAGTCTGAGTATCCATACAGCAATAATTAATCCCccaatattacattatatactTGAAATAGCATCGTTAAAGAGTATTAATATCAAGTGTCAGTACTTAAGCACCAAGACAGTATTGTGTAATTATTAGCATTTTTCCAAAAGGGTAACACCGGAAAGGACAATCAATTTGAGAAAAAACTGTCAATTAAAGAAGTGGAATAGCATAAGATTTGAATAATGGGTTTAAAGCTGGACAGCGGCTCAGTCCTCCTACAGTTAATTCACAGCTTGATAACTTCAAATGAAGCCATTGTTACGTCAAAATGTGATCAGAAGTGAGTTGATGACGTAGTGGCGGAGTTCTCATTTTTACTGtaatcaaaacaagaaaagaaaaattagTTACAAAAGTGCAGTGAATAACTAATTCAGAAAGCAATAAAGGACACAGTAAAGTGTATGCATGGTGATCAGGGATGAGATGATAACCGAAGCCGGCCAATAGAGTATTACACGAATTCTGGTAAAGTTTTTATTACCATTATCTTATTAACTGATGACCAACACAAGAGGAAGCCCTTCCTTTGATACATCTCATCCTTAAGACACAATGAAATACCAGTAAATACACACTGTCATTGCAGAAGGCAGAGaaaattatgacttttcataGTTTTGTTGTAAGGGACAGAAAACGAGACAACAAAAACTTTTCCATGTCAGAAAAAAGACTTGAGAGATAAAAGACAACAGCGCCTCCGAATCACAAAGCTTGTGTCTACttttcttttgatattttatagcttaaaacatgttaatatacTGTTGTTTACATCAACAGATATATTCGGAGAGTTGGCTGCTATAAATATGTTGCTTGTATTCTTCAAAGTTTCTAAAAGGTGCTTACAAAAAGAATTAGGGAAAAATAgggcagaaaacacaaaaactttgacttctttaaatgttaaaaataccCTGAAATTTGAGAGCttaagtttgtttattgtatcGAGATATCGTCCAATAGAATTGTTTTGGTTCAACATATTGATATACAGGTAAACAATCACTGATAGAACTAAAGACCAAATAAAGTCATTACCTTTGCAGCTGGCTGAGCAGGTCGATGACCCACTTCTTCTTCGGGTTGACACACAGTTTAGAGCCGTTCCTCCTGGTGATTCTGTGGAAAAAGATaagagttaaaaaatatatataattaaacagTTAACACAATTTTTAATTGGtgtgacaaaaagacaaaaagagttACAATGAAATAACGTTCAGTTAACAGAAGTGGTACATAAGGTACATCTACGGGAGTGGTGCAGTACTGAAGATGTGTATTTTGAAGCAATAGttgataaataaagttatttttccattttttgtgcAACGTTGTACTTTTGCTccagtactttcacttttgcgCTGAGTGCAGAAGTACTTTTATCTGTTCATATCTGTATTCTAATCCAAGCTGCATCATTGATCCGATGTCGAAGCAGAGCAGAGATGGAACTTATGTACGTTAACTCAATGCTGTTATGCATCTACACTCACAAATAcgcttatttgttttcttgccgAGAGCGAGATGGTAAGGTTGGAGCTGGAGAGGTGCTGGAAGGCTATCATTTTGAACTTTGCTACAAAATTACACTAAAAGGCTGTTGCAAGAtaaatactttcacttttgatacTTCTATATTCTGCTGACTATACTTCAGATGGGTGAAAAGTTTAATATtagacttttacttgtatttaaGTCTTTTTCGCATTTTGTTATTGTGacttctaaaaaaaacagtcctgcAGCCTCTGAATCAATCACGAATACTCACATGATTTCAGTCCGACGACAGCCTCCCGAAACAGGAATTATCTCAACCTTCTTGATGGTCTTAAAAGGGACGGGAGTGGAGATCGTCCGTATGCAGATACAACGCCCCTGCGAAAAagctgtgaaaaataaaacaaatcaaaaaagttaa
This sequence is a window from Anoplopoma fimbria isolate UVic2021 breed Golden Eagle Sablefish chromosome 13, Afim_UVic_2022, whole genome shotgun sequence. Protein-coding genes within it:
- the LOC129100988 gene encoding C-X-C motif chemokine 11-1; this encodes MTTKPLLLLAALTLCCCISSLHAFSQGRCICIRTISTPVPFKTIKKVEIIPVSGGCRRTEIIITRRNGSKLCVNPKKKWVIDLLSQLQSKNENSATTSSTHF